The Armatimonadota bacterium genome window below encodes:
- a CDS encoding DUF1553 domain-containing protein: protein MNSIRFFVPVLSLTLLAAGVVFAPAQRAAKGAKRIDFNKDVRPILSENCFKCHGPDAKFVKGNLRLSDEKDAKKDRDGEFAILPGEAKESLLIKRAMSTEKSAQMPPPDSGLPRLTAAQVKVLSEWINQGGKYEKHWALVPPKVSELPTVKNSKWVRNEIDRFVLAKLEEKGLTPAPEADRATLLRRASLALTGLDPTTDELNVYLADSAPDSYERAVDRMLASQRYGEHEARYWLDAVRYGDTHGLHLDNERSIYPYRDWVVNAFNKDLPFDKFTLWQLAGDMLPNPTREMKVATGYIRMNPTTNEGGSIEEEVLVRNTFDRVDTTSTVFLGLSVGCAKCHDHKYDPISQKDYYGMYAFFNSTKDSPFDGNDLLPPPVIADPTPAQEATLTKVQSRMTQLEQSIDAAEARTWLETNAPPLVTTADWEICGPFKRGSFEEAFNSDEKLDHWRPIKITSGVAVQAINADQANAYFRTKLVSDREQLFEFGVSSDDGVRVWVNGKLVHSNFVSRGITQGVDAVKAQLRKGENELLIKVANGSGPDGLMVTMGSEAVNRIGAALKGTEPVKVVQAFLQYGPETKACDEYRKLIAEKILTEKAIPQTLIAEEMLKPRPAFVLDRGEYDRRKEPVERKLPAVFETKLSQANRLGLAQWLIDERNPLTTRVLVNRIWLQHFGTGIVKTAEDFGNQGEWPSQPELLDYLAIKFRKDGFSLKKLHRMIVTSAAFRQSSAVTAEKLQKDPENRLVCRGPKFRLDAEVLRDRVLQASGLLLNRQYGHGFKPYQPAGLWEEVAQSASNTKDYVQDVDPSIYRRTLYLFWKRTSPHPVMSTFDAPTREACSVRRSITNTPLQALTTMNEPAFFEAARKFGERILTTKPTDESRLDFAFRTALSRKPSERERTILLASLKRYQKMFSERPQDAAGVIQVGLAPIDRKQDFVDQAAWSLIASTLFNLDEFLTQH from the coding sequence ATGAACAGTATTCGGTTTTTTGTCCCGGTTCTCTCGCTGACCTTACTTGCAGCAGGTGTGGTTTTCGCGCCAGCACAGAGGGCCGCAAAGGGTGCGAAACGAATTGATTTCAATAAAGACGTTCGGCCGATTCTGAGTGAAAACTGCTTTAAGTGTCACGGGCCTGATGCGAAGTTTGTAAAGGGCAATCTCCGGCTGAGCGACGAGAAAGATGCGAAAAAGGATCGTGACGGTGAGTTTGCGATTCTTCCGGGAGAGGCCAAAGAGTCATTGCTGATCAAACGGGCAATGTCTACGGAGAAGTCAGCTCAGATGCCTCCGCCGGATTCCGGCCTGCCCAGGCTCACGGCCGCGCAAGTAAAGGTTTTGTCGGAGTGGATCAACCAGGGTGGAAAGTATGAAAAGCACTGGGCGCTTGTTCCGCCGAAGGTCTCGGAACTGCCCACCGTCAAGAACTCGAAGTGGGTTCGTAATGAGATCGATCGATTCGTCCTCGCAAAGTTGGAAGAAAAGGGTCTGACACCGGCTCCCGAGGCGGACCGCGCAACGCTGCTCCGACGAGCTTCGCTAGCGCTGACCGGATTGGATCCGACAACTGATGAGCTCAATGTTTATCTTGCGGACTCTGCTCCTGATTCTTATGAGAGAGCGGTTGACAGGATGCTCGCCAGCCAGCGCTATGGGGAGCATGAGGCTCGGTATTGGCTAGACGCGGTTCGGTATGGAGATACTCACGGACTCCACCTGGATAACGAGCGCAGCATCTATCCTTATCGGGATTGGGTCGTCAACGCCTTTAACAAAGATCTGCCGTTCGATAAATTCACTCTCTGGCAACTCGCGGGCGACATGTTGCCAAACCCGACGCGGGAAATGAAAGTCGCGACGGGCTACATCCGCATGAATCCCACGACGAACGAAGGCGGATCGATCGAAGAAGAAGTCTTGGTCCGCAATACGTTTGACCGGGTGGATACAACCTCGACAGTCTTTCTTGGATTAAGCGTAGGTTGCGCTAAGTGTCACGATCACAAATACGATCCGATTTCACAAAAAGATTATTACGGGATGTACGCGTTCTTCAACTCAACGAAGGACTCCCCGTTCGACGGCAACGATCTTCTGCCTCCGCCTGTTATTGCCGATCCAACTCCCGCACAGGAGGCGACGTTAACGAAGGTTCAGTCGCGGATGACCCAGCTGGAGCAAAGCATCGATGCAGCAGAAGCAAGAACGTGGCTTGAGACAAACGCGCCTCCGCTGGTGACAACTGCGGACTGGGAGATTTGCGGGCCGTTCAAGCGAGGCTCTTTCGAAGAGGCGTTTAATAGCGACGAAAAACTAGATCATTGGAGGCCGATCAAGATCACCTCGGGTGTGGCTGTTCAAGCGATCAACGCAGACCAGGCAAATGCCTACTTCCGGACAAAGTTAGTTTCGGATCGAGAGCAGCTTTTCGAGTTTGGAGTTTCTAGCGACGACGGAGTTCGAGTTTGGGTGAACGGCAAGTTAGTTCATAGCAATTTTGTTTCGCGAGGGATCACCCAAGGCGTTGATGCAGTCAAGGCACAGCTCCGCAAAGGTGAGAATGAGCTGCTCATCAAGGTTGCCAACGGAAGCGGACCGGACGGACTGATGGTAACGATGGGTAGTGAAGCTGTGAACCGTATTGGTGCGGCGCTCAAAGGGACCGAGCCGGTTAAAGTCGTTCAAGCGTTTCTTCAATACGGTCCTGAAACAAAGGCTTGCGATGAATACCGCAAGCTCATCGCTGAGAAGATTCTTACGGAAAAGGCGATTCCTCAAACGCTCATTGCTGAAGAAATGTTGAAGCCTCGGCCGGCTTTTGTTCTCGATCGTGGCGAATACGACCGCCGCAAAGAGCCGGTGGAGCGGAAGCTTCCGGCAGTATTTGAAACAAAATTGTCGCAAGCGAACCGGCTTGGGTTAGCGCAGTGGTTGATCGATGAGAGGAACCCATTGACGACGAGGGTTTTGGTCAACAGAATTTGGCTCCAGCACTTCGGCACAGGAATCGTGAAGACCGCAGAAGACTTCGGCAATCAAGGCGAGTGGCCATCTCAACCTGAGCTTCTCGACTACTTGGCGATTAAGTTCCGTAAGGATGGGTTCAGCCTCAAGAAGCTCCATCGGATGATCGTCACGAGTGCGGCGTTTCGACAATCATCTGCAGTTACTGCTGAGAAGCTTCAGAAAGATCCGGAGAACCGGTTGGTCTGCCGAGGTCCTAAGTTTAGGCTCGATGCTGAAGTCCTCCGAGATCGAGTGCTGCAAGCAAGCGGACTTCTTCTGAACCGCCAGTATGGCCACGGATTCAAGCCTTACCAGCCAGCCGGACTTTGGGAGGAAGTTGCACAGTCGGCTTCGAACACGAAGGATTATGTCCAGGACGTCGACCCATCAATCTACAGAAGGACGCTGTATCTGTTCTGGAAACGAACCTCGCCTCATCCGGTGATGAGTACCTTCGATGCGCCTACTCGCGAAGCCTGTTCGGTGCGTCGATCGATTACTAACACTCCTCTGCAAGCTCTCACCACCATGAATGAACCAGCCTTCTTTGAGGCGGCGCGCAAGTTTGGCGAGCGGATTTTGACAACCAAGCCGACCGACGAAAGCCGATTGGACTTTGCGTTCCGAACCGCCCTGAGTCGTAAGCCGAGCGAACGAGAACGAACAATTCTCCTCGCAAGCTTGAAGCGCTATCAGAAGATGTTTTCAGAACGCCCCCAAGACGCCGCGGGTGTGATCCAAGTCGGTCTCGCTCCGATTGATCGAAAGCAGGACTTTGTCGATCAAGCTGCTTGGAGCCTTATTGCCTCGACCCTTTTCAACCTTGACGAATTTTTGACCCAACACTAG
- a CDS encoding PSD1 and planctomycete cytochrome C domain-containing protein, with protein sequence MKSARFVLPVLSVALLGAGVVLSPAQKTGKAVKKIDFNRDIRHILSENCFKCHGPDAKFVKGGLRLSDETDAKKDRDGEFAILPGNAKESLIIKRALSKEKFAQMPPPDSGLPRLTAEKIKLLSDWIDQGGKYEKHWALVPPKPTELPTVKNQMWVRNDIDRFVLAKLEEKGLKPAPEADRATLLRRASLTLTGLPPTTDELNRFLNDTQADAYERAVDRLLASQRYGENQARYWLDAVRYGDTHGLHLDNERSVYPYRDWVVNAFNKDLSFDKFTLWQLAGDMLPNPTREMKVATGYVRMNPTTAEGGAIEEEFLVKNTFDRVDTTSTVFLGLTVGCAKCHDHKYDPISQKDYYGLFAFFNSTKDAPLDSNDLVPPPVIADPTPEQEAAINQATNRLVDLERATNADAAKRWIETSSPPVVAVGSWEIAGPFPHKNFNEAFEFDDKPTDWKPLKLELGKSISTVKVNIGNAYHRTTLTAETEQEADIAIGSDDGVKIWLNGAQVHSNPALRGVDQATDQVKVRLKKGANQLVIKIVNGGGADGIRFDIGSEAQAKLAAALKSDKPEEIVRAYLVYGPETTVSKQYRATVAEKAKIEAQVPRTLIAEEMPKPRPAYLLNRGEYDQRKEQVSRTLPAVFETKLPEPNRLGLAKWLIDEKNPLTTRVFVNRIWQQHFGTGIVKTAEDFGNQGDWPSNPELLDYLAIKFRKDGFSLKKLHKLLLTSAAFRQSSQVSPEKLQKDPENRLVSRGPRFRLDAEVLRDQVLQASGLLVQRQGGHGFKPYQPAGLWEDVAFPGSNTARYTQDTDAGIYRRTLYLFWKRTSPHPVMSTFDAPTREACVVRRSITNTPLQALTTMNEPAFFEAARKFGERIVATKSTDESRLDYAFRTALSRKPSVKEKSILMGSLRRYQKMFSERPQDAAGVIQVGLAPVDRKQDFVDQAAWSLVASTLFNLDEFLSQH encoded by the coding sequence ATGAAGAGTGCTCGATTTGTTCTGCCAGTTTTGTCCGTGGCCCTGCTCGGCGCAGGGGTCGTGCTTTCGCCCGCCCAAAAAACGGGGAAAGCGGTCAAGAAAATCGACTTCAATCGGGATATTCGACATATTCTGAGCGAGAACTGCTTTAAATGCCACGGCCCCGATGCGAAGTTTGTGAAAGGAGGTCTTCGGTTGAGCGACGAGACGGACGCCAAGAAGGATCGAGACGGCGAATTTGCGATTCTGCCGGGAAATGCCAAGGAATCTTTGATAATCAAGCGGGCACTGAGCAAAGAGAAGTTTGCCCAGATGCCGCCTCCAGATTCTGGTCTCCCAAGGCTAACCGCAGAGAAGATCAAACTTTTGTCGGACTGGATCGACCAAGGAGGCAAGTACGAGAAGCACTGGGCACTTGTCCCGCCAAAGCCAACCGAACTCCCGACCGTCAAGAACCAGATGTGGGTGCGGAACGATATTGATAGGTTTGTTCTTGCAAAGCTGGAAGAAAAGGGTCTCAAGCCCGCTCCCGAAGCCGACCGGGCTACTCTGCTCCGCAGAGCTTCTCTAACTCTCACTGGGCTTCCCCCAACCACCGATGAACTCAATCGTTTCCTGAACGACACCCAGGCCGATGCCTACGAAAGGGCGGTTGATCGCCTCTTGGCCAGTCAGCGTTACGGTGAGAATCAAGCTAGGTACTGGCTCGACGCCGTTCGGTACGGCGACACCCACGGTCTTCACCTCGACAATGAGCGCAGCGTCTATCCCTATCGGGACTGGGTCGTTAATGCTTTCAATAAAGACCTGAGTTTTGATAAGTTCACCCTCTGGCAACTCGCCGGAGACATGCTCCCGAACCCAACCCGCGAGATGAAAGTTGCCACAGGCTACGTGCGCATGAACCCAACGACCGCAGAAGGCGGAGCGATTGAGGAGGAGTTCTTGGTCAAAAACACTTTCGACCGAGTTGATACAACGTCTACCGTGTTCCTTGGGCTGACTGTCGGTTGCGCAAAGTGCCACGACCACAAGTACGACCCCATCAGCCAGAAGGACTACTATGGCCTGTTCGCATTTTTCAATTCGACGAAGGATGCTCCATTAGACAGCAATGACCTGGTCCCACCACCCGTCATCGCTGACCCAACCCCAGAACAGGAAGCGGCGATCAACCAAGCCACCAACCGCCTTGTGGATCTGGAAAGGGCCACAAATGCAGACGCTGCCAAGCGATGGATCGAAACCAGTTCGCCTCCGGTCGTAGCCGTCGGTAGCTGGGAAATCGCAGGACCATTTCCCCACAAAAACTTTAACGAAGCGTTCGAGTTCGACGATAAGCCAACCGACTGGAAGCCCCTCAAGCTTGAACTCGGAAAGTCGATTAGCACGGTCAAGGTAAACATCGGAAATGCCTACCACCGGACGACCCTGACCGCCGAAACTGAACAAGAAGCTGACATTGCCATAGGAAGCGACGATGGAGTCAAAATCTGGCTGAATGGTGCCCAGGTCCACAGCAATCCAGCCTTGCGTGGAGTCGATCAAGCGACTGACCAAGTTAAAGTTCGACTCAAAAAGGGTGCAAACCAACTAGTTATCAAGATCGTGAACGGTGGTGGAGCCGATGGAATCCGATTTGACATCGGCAGTGAAGCTCAGGCCAAACTTGCCGCCGCGCTCAAGTCAGATAAGCCAGAAGAAATTGTACGGGCGTACCTCGTCTACGGACCAGAGACCACCGTCTCGAAGCAGTACCGGGCCACGGTAGCCGAAAAAGCCAAGATAGAAGCCCAAGTTCCTCGGACGCTGATCGCAGAAGAGATGCCCAAACCCCGACCTGCCTACTTGTTGAATCGAGGCGAGTACGATCAGCGAAAGGAACAAGTCTCACGAACGCTTCCAGCGGTGTTTGAAACTAAACTTCCGGAGCCCAATCGCCTTGGCCTCGCCAAATGGCTCATTGACGAAAAGAATCCACTTACTACCCGGGTCTTTGTCAACCGAATCTGGCAACAGCACTTCGGGACTGGCATTGTGAAAACCGCCGAAGACTTTGGCAACCAAGGAGACTGGCCCTCTAATCCTGAGCTGCTGGACTATCTGGCAATCAAGTTCCGAAAGGACGGCTTCAGTCTCAAAAAACTTCACAAGTTGCTCCTGACGAGTGCCGCATTCCGGCAGTCTTCTCAAGTCAGCCCAGAAAAGCTTCAAAAAGACCCCGAAAACCGCCTGGTCAGCCGCGGGCCAAGGTTCCGACTAGACGCCGAAGTTCTGCGCGACCAAGTCCTACAAGCAAGTGGGCTCCTCGTCCAGCGCCAGGGTGGTCACGGTTTCAAACCCTACCAGCCCGCCGGGCTGTGGGAAGACGTGGCATTTCCTGGCTCAAATACGGCCCGCTACACACAGGACACAGACGCAGGAATCTATCGCCGAACGCTGTACTTGTTCTGGAAGCGAACCTCTCCGCACCCAGTGATGAGCACTTTTGATGCCCCGACACGAGAAGCTTGTGTGGTTCGGCGATCCATCACGAACACCCCGTTGCAGGCGTTGACGACGATGAACGAACCTGCCTTCTTTGAAGCAGCTCGGAAGTTCGGAGAACGGATTGTTGCTACAAAATCTACTGACGAGAGCCGACTTGATTACGCCTTCCGCACAGCGTTGAGTCGAAAACCATCGGTGAAAGAGAAATCTATTTTGATGGGAAGCTTGCGGCGGTATCAGAAGATGTTCTCGGAGCGGCCGCAAGACGCCGCTGGGGTGATCCAGGTTGGTCTGGCTCCTGTTGATCGGAAGCAAGACTTTGTGGACCAGGCGGCGTGGAGCCTGGTGGCCTCAACACTGTTCAACTTGGATGAATTCCTTTCTCAACACTAA
- a CDS encoding DUF1579 domain-containing protein, translating to MSEQENSGPTMAAPEHAWLQNLVGEWTTETEFDHGGDAPRGKGREIFTMLGDLWALGDGEITFPDGNSMITRMGVGYDVSDKQYKAFWIANVSSHLWQYDCELSEDGKILTMNCEGPDIMGDAPSAFYRDIIQLVDENHRTHTSTGQDKDGNWVTYMVNYYTRVS from the coding sequence ATGAGCGAACAAGAAAACTCTGGACCAACAATGGCCGCGCCCGAACATGCGTGGCTCCAGAACCTCGTCGGCGAATGGACGACCGAAACCGAATTTGATCACGGAGGGGACGCACCTCGAGGTAAGGGGCGAGAAATCTTCACAATGCTTGGCGATTTGTGGGCACTTGGTGATGGCGAAATCACCTTTCCTGACGGGAATTCGATGATCACTCGAATGGGCGTGGGCTACGACGTTTCCGACAAGCAGTACAAAGCTTTCTGGATCGCCAATGTTTCATCGCACCTGTGGCAGTACGACTGCGAACTCAGCGAAGATGGCAAAATTCTGACCATGAACTGCGAAGGTCCGGACATCATGGGCGACGCCCCGAGTGCTTTCTATCGCGATATCATCCAGCTGGTTGATGAGAATCATCGTACGCACACCTCGACCGGACAAGACAAGGACGGGAACTGGGTGACCTATATGGTGAACTACTACACCAGAGTCAGTTAA
- the rplA gene encoding 50S ribosomal protein L1, with translation MRKNVKKNLHSPRFVAIAATVDKETLVTVEEALAQVKKTANAKFVESVDMAIVLGVDPRKSDQNVRGLTQLPHGTGKKRTVAVLAKGDAANEAEKAGADVVGADDLIAKIQGGFKDFDVILATEDMAPQIGKIGRALGPKTPNKRNGTVTNNIATAVKEIKAATRVEYRTDKAGVVHMCLGKVSFTDEQLMENFKAGFGAVLRAKPASSKGKYIKSLTLSATMGPGIALDTTLASKLAG, from the coding sequence TTGCGAAAGAACGTTAAAAAGAACCTGCACTCGCCACGTTTCGTGGCCATCGCCGCTACCGTCGACAAGGAGACCTTGGTCACTGTCGAAGAAGCCCTCGCTCAGGTCAAGAAGACCGCTAACGCGAAGTTTGTCGAGTCCGTCGATATGGCAATCGTCCTTGGCGTGGATCCTCGAAAGAGCGACCAGAACGTCCGAGGCCTTACCCAGCTTCCTCACGGAACTGGTAAGAAGCGAACCGTCGCCGTCCTTGCTAAGGGAGACGCCGCTAACGAAGCCGAGAAGGCTGGCGCAGACGTGGTTGGCGCAGACGACCTGATCGCAAAGATTCAGGGCGGATTCAAGGATTTCGACGTGATTCTTGCCACCGAAGACATGGCTCCACAGATCGGTAAGATCGGCCGAGCTCTCGGACCCAAGACTCCGAACAAGCGAAACGGAACCGTCACCAACAACATCGCAACCGCCGTTAAGGAAATCAAGGCGGCAACCCGCGTTGAGTACCGAACCGACAAAGCCGGCGTTGTTCACATGTGCCTCGGCAAGGTCAGTTTCACCGACGAGCAGTTGATGGAGAACTTCAAGGCTGGCTTCGGTGCCGTCCTTCGAGCGAAGCCGGCCAGCTCCAAGGGTAAGTACATCAAGTCGCTCACCCTCAGCGCAACCATGGGCCCCGGAATTGCTCTGGACACCACGCTTGCTTCCAAGCTCGCTGGTTAA
- a CDS encoding enoyl-CoA hydratase-related protein — protein sequence MIKVDRHGPVLRVQLNRPEVRNALNDELIGTLYQVFTTVSTDIRAIVLGGEGASFCAGGDLEWMRKAAAYTEEENKRDAMMVSKLWAAVQNCHAFTLANVHGAAMGGGSGLVACCDMAIATEDSKFAFSEVKLGLIPATIGPFVVDKIGKGYARALFATGEVFSAQRAYEIGLIHEVVASKDKEALIAKKLRHVLSAGPKAVAGSKKLVLDMPLSYEETAARLAAFRASEEGQEGLAAFLEKRTASFVESVPEVE from the coding sequence ATGATAAAAGTGGATCGCCACGGCCCGGTTCTGCGGGTTCAACTGAACCGCCCCGAGGTTCGGAATGCCCTGAATGATGAGCTGATTGGGACTTTGTATCAGGTTTTCACCACCGTTTCGACCGATATTCGCGCGATTGTTCTTGGCGGTGAGGGGGCGTCCTTTTGCGCTGGCGGCGATTTGGAGTGGATGCGGAAGGCGGCGGCTTACACCGAGGAAGAGAATAAGCGGGACGCGATGATGGTGAGCAAGCTGTGGGCGGCGGTGCAGAACTGTCATGCGTTTACTTTGGCCAACGTCCACGGAGCCGCGATGGGTGGCGGCTCAGGACTAGTCGCGTGTTGCGACATGGCAATCGCAACCGAGGACTCGAAGTTCGCGTTTAGCGAAGTGAAGCTCGGCCTGATTCCGGCGACGATCGGGCCGTTTGTGGTCGACAAGATTGGGAAGGGTTATGCTCGGGCATTGTTCGCGACCGGCGAAGTTTTTTCTGCTCAGCGGGCGTACGAGATTGGGCTGATTCATGAAGTGGTGGCATCGAAAGATAAGGAGGCCCTGATCGCCAAGAAACTCCGCCATGTCCTCTCGGCTGGGCCGAAGGCAGTTGCAGGATCGAAGAAGCTTGTTCTGGATATGCCGCTGAGCTACGAGGAGACAGCGGCGAGGTTGGCGGCTTTTCGGGCTTCAGAGGAAGGGCAGGAAGGTTTGGCTGCGTTTTTGGAGAAGCGAACGGCGAGCTTCGTGGAGTCGGTTCCGGAAGTTGAGTAG